A single genomic interval of uncultured Desulfobacter sp. harbors:
- the rsmI gene encoding 16S rRNA (cytidine(1402)-2'-O)-methyltransferase: MPGTLYIVATPLGNLEDITFRAVRILKEVDLIAAEDTRHSKKLLGHYGITTPTITCHEHNEIPRAHDLIKRLENGTTIALISDAGTPLISDPGYRLVSQAGEKGIPIVPVPGCNAAVTGLSASGLPTDTFLFLGFPPKKQGRLNSFLKDAAHHKATLIFYESPRRIIRLISSAITAFGDRQASLARELTKQYEEIIRGPLSRILSTLDARETIKGECVLFIKGADEQPESLSIDQMETMIMDGLNQNMRTGELAKKIAQLANCPKPRVYDMILALKNRS; encoded by the coding sequence ATGCCCGGCACGCTTTATATTGTAGCAACCCCTTTAGGCAACCTTGAAGATATAACATTTCGGGCGGTACGCATTCTAAAGGAAGTGGACCTGATTGCAGCCGAAGACACCCGTCATTCAAAAAAATTATTGGGTCATTACGGCATCACAACCCCCACAATTACCTGCCATGAACACAATGAAATCCCAAGAGCCCATGACCTGATCAAACGGCTTGAAAACGGGACCACAATCGCCTTGATCAGCGATGCAGGCACACCTTTAATTTCAGATCCAGGTTACCGTCTGGTTTCCCAGGCCGGAGAAAAAGGCATTCCCATTGTACCGGTTCCCGGATGCAATGCTGCGGTTACCGGATTAAGCGCATCCGGCCTGCCCACAGACACCTTTCTTTTTCTGGGCTTTCCGCCCAAAAAACAAGGCCGCCTGAACAGCTTTCTCAAAGATGCCGCCCATCACAAGGCCACACTGATCTTTTATGAATCTCCCAGGCGCATTATTCGGTTGATATCTTCTGCTATAACAGCGTTTGGAGACCGCCAGGCCAGTCTTGCCAGGGAATTAACAAAACAGTACGAGGAGATTATCCGTGGCCCCTTATCACGTATTCTATCCACCCTTGATGCAAGAGAAACCATCAAAGGCGAATGCGTTTTGTTTATCAAAGGGGCGGATGAACAGCCGGAAAGCTTGTCCATAGACCAGATGGAAACCATGATCATGGATGGTCTGAATCAGAATATGCGGACCGGTGAACTTGCAAAAAAAATAGCCCAACTGGCAAACTGCCCTAAGCCCAGGGTTTACGATATGATTTTAGCCCTTAAAAATCGATCTTAA
- a CDS encoding YraN family protein, which translates to MSFGGKQLGKKGELAARQFLLSQGYKILESNYSTPQFEIDIIAKDNETLCFVEVKTRTGVKKGLPRESVTTAKQKKIIMGAQYYLSLNKIINTRVRFDVVEVLYKDSSHTVCEITVIPNAFQGY; encoded by the coding sequence ATGAGCTTTGGAGGAAAACAGCTTGGGAAAAAGGGAGAACTGGCTGCCCGGCAGTTTCTTTTGTCCCAGGGCTATAAAATATTGGAATCCAATTATTCAACCCCACAGTTTGAAATCGATATCATTGCAAAAGACAATGAAACGCTGTGCTTTGTTGAAGTTAAAACCCGGACAGGCGTTAAAAAAGGCCTGCCCCGGGAAAGTGTAACAACAGCCAAGCAGAAAAAAATTATCATGGGTGCCCAGTACTACCTGAGCCTAAATAAAATAATCAACACCCGGGTACGATTTGACGTGGTGGAAGTGTTATACAAAGACAGTTCCCACACCGTCTGTGAGATCACTGTAATCCCTAATGCCTTTCAAGGATACTAA